The Flavobacterium sp. 140616W15 sequence AAGATTTCAAAATTTTCTTGTAACTGACGTAAACTTTCCACTGCATCAGACATTACAGGCAATGTTCTGAAAAAATTCTCCGAATTTAAAATGCTACGCAAAATGTCTCTTCCATGAAAAGCTTCTTCTTCGCTCAATCCCTGAATACTTTCTCTTGAAATAGTAGTTCCGCATTCTTTATTATAACACTCAATCAAGCTAGCCTCTATGTCAGCAAGCACGCCATCCATATCGACAGCAATAGTCTTCTTTATCATTGCAAATTATTTTGCCACAAATCTACGCAAATATTGCAATATATTGCAATATTTTATTATTTTTGCAATATAAATTTGCAACACATGAAAAAAGAGGAACGTCAAAATGTAATTTTAGAATACTTATCAAAAGAGCATCGAGTAACTTTATTAGAGCTTAGCGAGTATTTAAATGTATCAGAAGACACGGTAAGAAGAGATGTAAAAGAACTTTCTGATCAAGGATTATTAAAGGCGGTTCGCGGAGGCGCAGTCGCTCCATCACCTATTCCGTTGCATTTTAGAAATAGAGAAAAACATGATCTAGAAAATAAAAAGATTATTGCCGAAAAAGCAATTTCATTTCTAAAAGATGGCCAAGTAGTCTTTATTGATGGTGGAACAACTTCTTTAGCATTAGTAGCCAGTTTTCCATATGATTTAAAAATAACGGTTATAACAAATAGTTTTCCAGTAGCCGTATTAATAGAGGATTTACCCAATGTTGAATTAATATTTGCAGGAGGTAAAATGTGCAAAACTTCGTTTGCAACGGGTAGTATCGAAACCATCGATTTCTTTAGGAATTTTAGAGCAGATGTGTGTATTTTAGGAGTATGCAGCATACATCATGAACGCGGCATTACTGGTATCATATACGATGATTCCCAAATTAAAAAGAATATGATTCAAAACTCAAACTCGGTAATTGCATTAAGCTCGATTGAGAAAATTGGAACTGCCGAAGCTTATTTTGTATGCCCGATTAAAGACATAAATATATTGGTTACAAATATATCCCCCGAAGATGAGCCATTAAAACCATATAAAGATGCAGGCATAATCATAGTTTAATGCTATTAATAAGGAGCTAATCCAGCCATACACTATATCTTTGTTTGCCTAAACAAGGCAAACAAAGGATGCCGTTACTGTCTGGGCTAGGACTCCCGTTTTCATGAAACCCTTTTGGATAGACATATAGACCTTTGTCAAAGGTTGTTAGAGATTTGACTCTTAAACATCTACAAAATTAAATTTAAGACACAAAAAAACCTCCTAGGATTTTACTCCCAAGAGGTTTTTTAACTACAAATAACCAATTTTATTTCCAGCCACCGCCTAAATCTTTATAAATATAGACTGCAGCATTCAGTTGTTCTTTCTTTGTATCAATCAATTCCAGTTTAGCTTCTAATGCATCACGTTGTGTCATTAGCACTTCAAAATAATCAACTCTCGCAGACTTAAATAAATCATTAGAAATATCAATTGATCTATTTAGAGCAGCTACTTGTTGCGATTTTAGATCATATCCTTTTTGCAGATTATCTATTTTAGATAACTGATTTGATACCTCTAAATAAGCATTTAAAACCGTACGATCATAGTTATACAATGCCTGAAGCTGTCTTGCATTTGCACTGCTAAACTCTGCCTTTATTGCATTTCTATTAATTAATGGCGCAGCCAAATCTCCTGCTAATGAATAAAGTAATGACTCTGGCATAGTAAACAAATAAGTAGGCTTAAATGCCTGTACTCCTATTGTTGCTGAAATATCAAGTGAAGGATAAAATTCTGCGCGAGCCACTTTCACATCTAGTTTCGCAGCTACTAATTCTAACTCAGCCTGTTTAACATCCGGACGATTAGTTAATAATTGTGATGGTATCCCAGAATTAACTGATGCAGGCAGTAAAGTCAAAAATTCAGTATTATCTCTTTTGATTTCCTGTGGATAGCGAGCTAATAAAAAGTTAATTTTATTTTCTGCTTCTTTTATCTTTTGAAGAATCTCAAACTCCATACTTTTTGACGTCAAAACTTCAGCCTGAAATTTCTGAACCCCTAATTCTGTTGCTCTTGCTGCTTGCTTCTGAACTTTTACAATTTCTAATGCATTTGTTTGCAGTTTAATAGTCTGTTTTACAATATCCAACTGACTATCTAAAGCCAATAATTCGTAATAAGAATCGGCAACCTCGGCGATCAGATTTGTGATTACAAAGTTCTTCCCTTCAACTGTAGCTAAATATCTGCTTACAGCTGCCTTTTTAGAATTGCGTAGTTTTTTCCAGATATCAACTTCCCAATTTGCAGAAGCAGCTATAGTAAAATCGCCTAACGGATCAGGTGTTTCTTTACCTGGCTTGATCTCGGTAGTCGCATCTCCTGCCCCTTGGCTAGTATATCGCCCTACTTTCTCTACTCCAGCACCAGCACGGATACCTACTGTAGGCAAAAGCGCTCCTTTACGGACACGAATATCATTTTTAGCTATTTCTATTTCTTGCAAAGTGATGTTTAATTCCTGATTGTTTTTCAATGCAGTATCTATCAAATCTACAAGATTCTTGTCTTTAAAATAATTGTTCCACTTAATATCCGACATATTTGTCGTATCCTTATTACTGCCAAAAGACTCCGGAATTGGATTCTTTGGAGTGTCAGCTACTGTTTGTGGAGTCTTACAACTTACTACAGCAAGACATACTACTAAAACAATACTATATTTATATATTTTTAATTTATACATGATTGTTATCTATTTCTTCTGTTAATGGATTTTCTTCTTCATGTTTTACCAGTTTGTATTTCTCTGCAATTTTAGCAAAAATGAAATACAAGCCCGGAATTACAAATACTCCGCAAATAGTTCCTATAAGCATCCCTCCAGCCGCTGCTGTACCAATGGTTCTGTTACCTATTTTACCTGGACCAGTGGCAAATGCAAGTGGTAATAAACCTGCGATAAACGCAAATGAAGTCATAAGTATTGGACGGAACCTTGCTTTTGCTCCCTCCATTGCAGCTTCAAGTACTGACTTACCTGCGGCATGCCTTTGTATAGCAAACTCTACAATCAATACGGCATTTTTACCCAATAAACCAATAAGCATTACCATGGCAACCTGAGCATAAATGTTGTTTTCTAATCCCGTTAATTTCAATAAAAGGAAAGCTCCAAAAATACCTGCTGGCAATGAAAGAATTACAGATAATGGCAAAATAAAACTTTCATATTGAGCAGCTAGAACCAAATACACAAACCCTAAACAAATCATGAATACCCAAACGGCCTGATTACCCTGAGCAACCTCATCAGCAGAAATACCTGCCCAGTCAATATCATATCCTCTAGGTAATTTTTTTGCCGCAACTTCCTGAATTATTTTAATGGCTGTACCAGAGCTATAACCCGCAGCAGCAGAACCACTAATTTGTGTAGAAGTGTACATATTATGTCTCGTAATTTCCGAAAGTCCGTATACTTTCTCTAATCTCATGAAAGCAGAGAAAGGCACCATTTCATCACGATTGTTTTTTACATACAGTTTTAAAATATCATCCGGCTGAGCACGGTATTCTGGAGAAGCCTGAACAATAACTTTATAGTTAATTCCGTATTTAATAAAACTGATTTCGTAATTACTTCCCACAAGTGTTGACAAAGTATTCATGGCATTCTCGATAGAAACCCCTTTTTGTTGTGCCAAGTCATTGTCGACTTTCATCATATACTGAGGAAAACTAGAACTATAAAAACTGAATACATTAGATAATTCCGGATGCGTGTTTAATTCCTTAACAAAATCGTTATTTACCTGCTCCATTTTTTTGTAATCATTAGAACCAGTCTTGTCTAACAAACGAAGCTCAAATCCTCCTGCAGCTCCATATCCTGGTACCGCTGGCGGTTGAAAAAATTCGATATTAGCACCTGCAATATCTTTAGATTTTTCTTCTAATTCAGCCATAATCTCAAGTACAGAATGCTTTCTATCACTCCAGTCTTTAAGGTTAACTAAACAAGTTCCTGAGTTTGAACCTGTACCTTCAGACAGAATTTCATAACCTGCTAATGAAGAAACAGATTTAACTCCATCTATTTTTTCAGCAATTTTTTGCAGTTTTTCAGCAATATTATTTGTTCTTTCTAATGATGAACCCGGAGGTGTCTGAATAACAGCATAAAACATTCCCTGATCTTCATTAGGAATAAATCCTGATGGAACCGAACTGCTTATTAACCATGTTCCTGCACAAAAACCAAGAAGCGCAACAACAGTTACTACTCTTCGGTCAATAATTTTAGCTAATAGATTTTGATATTTACCTTGAGCTAAATTAAATTTGTTATTGAAACCATCTATAAAAATATTTACAGGTGTTTTCTTTTTAGGCTTACCATGATTATTTTTTAACATCATTGCACAAAGTGCTGGTGTCAATGTCAAAGCCACAATACCCGAAAGTATAATAGCTGTTGCCATTGTAACAGAGAACTGTCTGTAAAATACTCCAACAGGACCTGTCATAAACGCAACTGGAATAAATACTGCAGCCATTAAGAAGGTAATTGCAATAATTGCTCCTGCAATTTCATGCATCGCTTTTTTAGTCGCTTTATATGCCGAAAGATGCTCTTCCTCCATCTTCGCATGGACGGCTTCGATAACCACAATCGCATCATCGACGACGACTCCAATTGCCAGAACTAAAGCAAATAACGTAATCAAGTTCAATGATATGTCAAAAAATGTCATGAATACGAACGTTCCTATCAATGATACAGGTACTGCAATTGCCGGAATAACTGTCGAACGCCAATCGCCCAAGAAAAGGAATACTACTAAACCTACCAGAATAAAAGCTTCAACAAGCGTATGAATTACTTTTTCGATAGAAGCATCTAAGAATTTAGAGACGTCATATGAAATTTCATAATCCATTCCTTTTGGAAATCTTTCTTTGATCTTTTCCAACTTAGCTTTTACTTCTTCAATAACCTGATTGGCATTACTTCCAAAAGACTGTTTTAATACAATAGCTGCTGATGGTCTTCCATTCAAGTTTGAATAAATATCATACATTGAACTTCCAAATTCTATCTTAGCAACATCCTTCAAACGTAAAAGTTCTCCGTTTGCATTTGATTTTACTACAATATTCTCATATTGTTCTTTGGTAGTAAAACGACCAGAATATTTCAATACATATTCAAATGCCTGTGAACGCTTACCAGAACTTTCTCCTGTTTTACCCGGAGAAGCTTCTAAACTTTGGCTTGATAAAGCCTCCATTACTTCATCGGCAGAAATTTTGTAAGCCAACATACGGTCTGGTTTCAACCAAATACGCATAGCATATTCACGTGTTCCTAAGATATCTCCGGAACCAATACCATTTACCCTTTTTAATTCAGAAAGTACATTGATATCTGCATAGTTGTACAAGAATTTCATATCGGTATTTTTATCCGTACTATAAAGATTCACATACATCAACATACTTGGCACTTCACGCGTAATCTTAATCCCTTCTCTAATTACCAAAGGAGGTAATTTATTGGTAACCGAAGCTACACGATTCTGAACGTTAATTGCAGCCTGATTAGGATCAGTACCTAAATTAAAAACTACTTTTATTGTTGCTTCACCATCATTTCCCGCATCAGAAGCCATATATTTCATTCCGGGAACTCCATTTAAAGCTCTTTCCAGAGGAATAACAACTGCTTTTACCATCAATTCTCCATTAGATCCAGGATAATCGGCGGTAACATTTACCATTGGTGGTGAAATTGTAGGGAATTGCGTAATAGGCAAATTCAATACAGACAATATCCCTAAAAAGACAATTATAAGCGATATTACTATCGACAGTACAGGTCTTTGTATAAATTTATTAAACATTTATTTATTTTTTTAATGATTAAACCAAATTGGAATTTCACAATGTGAAATGTAAGCTGTAAACTGTAACTACTATATTGCAAACTGTTACTGCACACTGCTACTTTATACTTAGCCCTATTCCGCTTTTAATCGTAAATTATTAATCACCTTTTGAGGAGCGATATAGCCATATTTAATCTTGTCTTTATCTTTTACCTTCTGAACACCTTCAAGTAAGATTTTATCATTTTCAGTAAGTCCGCTCTTAATCACATACAAATCAGGAATTTCGCCTGTAATTGTGATTTCTTTAGAGCTAACTTTATCATTTTTATCAACTATAAAAACATATTTTTTATCCTGAATTTCGTAAGTCGCTTTTTGTGGAATTACGATAGCATTTTTAAGAGGTACAAGCATCTGAACTTGTCCTGTTTCTCCGTTTCTAAGTAATTTAGCAGCATTCGGGAATCTCGCTCTAAAAGCAATATTTCCTGTTTCATTGTTAAATTCACTTTCGATAACTTCAACATTTCCTCTGTCTTTAAAAAGTTCACCATTTGCCAAAACCAAATTAACTTTAGTTTCTGCACGATCTTTTACATCAGTTTGATATTGTAAATATTCTGGTTCTGACACATTGAAATAGGCAAACATCTGACTGTTATCAGAAAGGCTCGTCAATAGATCTCCTTCCTCGACAAGACTTCCTAATTTTAATGGAATACGGTCGATTGTTCCATCAAATGGAGCTCTAATTTCAGTAAATGATAAATGAAGTTTTGCCAATGCAACTTCGGCTTTTGCAGCTTGAAGTTTAGACAAAGCAACTGCCTGCTCGTTTTTTGAAACGATGTCTTTGGCTACTAATGTTTTTGTATTTTGTAATTCTATTTCTGCAGCTTTTTGCTCAGATTGTGCTTTAAGCAGCTCTGCTTCGTACATTTTAGGCTGAATTCTAAACAGCACCTGTCCAGCTTTTACAAACTGTCCTTCATCAACATAAATGTTTTGTAAAAACCCTTTTTCCTGGGCGCGGAGTTCGATGTTTCGTACAGACTTAATCTGCGAAACATACTCTTTAGTAAATGAAGTGTCAATTTTTACAGGATTGGTCACTGTAAATTTTTCAGCTTCTTCTTTTTCTTCTTTTTTAGTTGTACAACTTGTAAGGTACAACAAGGCAATAACGCCCGTTAACACGACTATTCTCTTCATGGTATAAAATGGTAATTAAGCGATTGAATGCTTGGAATGCGAGGATTCCTTTAGATGTAAAAAAAAACATCAGTAGCCATAGTTATGCATGAAC is a genomic window containing:
- a CDS encoding DeoR/GlpR family DNA-binding transcription regulator — its product is MKKEERQNVILEYLSKEHRVTLLELSEYLNVSEDTVRRDVKELSDQGLLKAVRGGAVAPSPIPLHFRNREKHDLENKKIIAEKAISFLKDGQVVFIDGGTTSLALVASFPYDLKITVITNSFPVAVLIEDLPNVELIFAGGKMCKTSFATGSIETIDFFRNFRADVCILGVCSIHHERGITGIIYDDSQIKKNMIQNSNSVIALSSIEKIGTAEAYFVCPIKDINILVTNISPEDEPLKPYKDAGIIIV
- a CDS encoding TolC family protein, with the protein product MYKLKIYKYSIVLVVCLAVVSCKTPQTVADTPKNPIPESFGSNKDTTNMSDIKWNNYFKDKNLVDLIDTALKNNQELNITLQEIEIAKNDIRVRKGALLPTVGIRAGAGVEKVGRYTSQGAGDATTEIKPGKETPDPLGDFTIAASANWEVDIWKKLRNSKKAAVSRYLATVEGKNFVITNLIAEVADSYYELLALDSQLDIVKQTIKLQTNALEIVKVQKQAARATELGVQKFQAEVLTSKSMEFEILQKIKEAENKINFLLARYPQEIKRDNTEFLTLLPASVNSGIPSQLLTNRPDVKQAELELVAAKLDVKVARAEFYPSLDISATIGVQAFKPTYLFTMPESLLYSLAGDLAAPLINRNAIKAEFSSANARQLQALYNYDRTVLNAYLEVSNQLSKIDNLQKGYDLKSQQVAALNRSIDISNDLFKSARVDYFEVLMTQRDALEAKLELIDTKKEQLNAAVYIYKDLGGGWK
- a CDS encoding efflux RND transporter permease subunit; this translates as MFNKFIQRPVLSIVISLIIVFLGILSVLNLPITQFPTISPPMVNVTADYPGSNGELMVKAVVIPLERALNGVPGMKYMASDAGNDGEATIKVVFNLGTDPNQAAINVQNRVASVTNKLPPLVIREGIKITREVPSMLMYVNLYSTDKNTDMKFLYNYADINVLSELKRVNGIGSGDILGTREYAMRIWLKPDRMLAYKISADEVMEALSSQSLEASPGKTGESSGKRSQAFEYVLKYSGRFTTKEQYENIVVKSNANGELLRLKDVAKIEFGSSMYDIYSNLNGRPSAAIVLKQSFGSNANQVIEEVKAKLEKIKERFPKGMDYEISYDVSKFLDASIEKVIHTLVEAFILVGLVVFLFLGDWRSTVIPAIAVPVSLIGTFVFMTFFDISLNLITLFALVLAIGVVVDDAIVVIEAVHAKMEEEHLSAYKATKKAMHEIAGAIIAITFLMAAVFIPVAFMTGPVGVFYRQFSVTMATAIILSGIVALTLTPALCAMMLKNNHGKPKKKTPVNIFIDGFNNKFNLAQGKYQNLLAKIIDRRVVTVVALLGFCAGTWLISSSVPSGFIPNEDQGMFYAVIQTPPGSSLERTNNIAEKLQKIAEKIDGVKSVSSLAGYEILSEGTGSNSGTCLVNLKDWSDRKHSVLEIMAELEEKSKDIAGANIEFFQPPAVPGYGAAGGFELRLLDKTGSNDYKKMEQVNNDFVKELNTHPELSNVFSFYSSSFPQYMMKVDNDLAQQKGVSIENAMNTLSTLVGSNYEISFIKYGINYKVIVQASPEYRAQPDDILKLYVKNNRDEMVPFSAFMRLEKVYGLSEITRHNMYTSTQISGSAAAGYSSGTAIKIIQEVAAKKLPRGYDIDWAGISADEVAQGNQAVWVFMICLGFVYLVLAAQYESFILPLSVILSLPAGIFGAFLLLKLTGLENNIYAQVAMVMLIGLLGKNAVLIVEFAIQRHAAGKSVLEAAMEGAKARFRPILMTSFAFIAGLLPLAFATGPGKIGNRTIGTAAAGGMLIGTICGVFVIPGLYFIFAKIAEKYKLVKHEEENPLTEEIDNNHV
- a CDS encoding efflux RND transporter periplasmic adaptor subunit encodes the protein MKRIVVLTGVIALLYLTSCTTKKEEKEEAEKFTVTNPVKIDTSFTKEYVSQIKSVRNIELRAQEKGFLQNIYVDEGQFVKAGQVLFRIQPKMYEAELLKAQSEQKAAEIELQNTKTLVAKDIVSKNEQAVALSKLQAAKAEVALAKLHLSFTEIRAPFDGTIDRIPLKLGSLVEEGDLLTSLSDNSQMFAYFNVSEPEYLQYQTDVKDRAETKVNLVLANGELFKDRGNVEVIESEFNNETGNIAFRARFPNAAKLLRNGETGQVQMLVPLKNAIVIPQKATYEIQDKKYVFIVDKNDKVSSKEITITGEIPDLYVIKSGLTENDKILLEGVQKVKDKDKIKYGYIAPQKVINNLRLKAE